GGCAACTTTAGCGATCGCAGGCCCCATTGTTGACAATACATCTGTACTACCTAACCTGGGTTGGTCACTTAATGCTAAAAGTTTAGAGCAACATTTAGGGATCAAACCGATTAGTTTTATCAACGATTTTGCTGCCGTTGGTTATGGAATACTAGGTTTATCAGCATCAGAAATTCACACTTTGCAGGCGGGTTCACCTGATAAAGATGCTCCAATTTGTGTGATTGGCGCTGGTACGGGTTTAGGAGAAGGCTTTTTAATTCCGCAAGCAGATAGCTATCAAGTGTTTGCTACAGAAGGCGGACATTCTGACTTTGCGCCGAGATCGGAGTTGGAATTTAATTTTTTGAAGTACTTGCTAGATAAGCACAATATTGAACGAGTTTCTTATGATCGTGTGGTTTCAGGTCGGGGTATTGTAGCTTTATACCAGTTCTTACGAGATCGGCATTTTGCTGAGGAATCACTCGAAATTGCTCAAGTAGTTAGACAGTGGGAAGCAGAAGCCGGAAAAATTGAAAAGACTGTTGATCCGGCGGCGGTAATTTCTAAAGCAGCTTTAGAAAAACGCGATCGCCTGTGTCAACAGACAATGCAAATGTTTTTAGAAATATACGGTGCTGAGGCTGGTAATTTCGCTCTCAAAGTTCTGCCTTACGGCGGTGTTTATATTGCTGGTGGGATTGCTGCTAAGAATTTGCCGTTGCTTCAAAACGGAACTTTTATTCATGCTTTTAATGATAAAGGTCGGGTGAGTTCTGTACTGGAAAAGATGCCAGTTAATGTGATTCTGAATCAGGAAGTAGGATTAATTGGAGCAGCACTTTATGCTGCTAGATTGTAGTTAAGACTTTAGCTGGGTGGAAATAAATGTTACATTCAGACTGGTCATTAATAATTGTTAATTGTTAATTGTTAATTGATTATTACCCCTCACTCCTCATGAAACTAAAAATTTTGTTGCCATCAGTGCTAACCACTATGTTATTAAGTGGATATCCATTAGTTGAGCCAATTCACGGGCAACAGCCAGCTAATGCTAATAAATCTGTGTGGCAACAATTTACTTCGCCACAAGGCAAGTTTATGGTGTTAATGCCTGGGAAACCTAAACAGGTGAAACAAGCCTACCAAACACCATTAGGAGTAATTAATAGTCAGGGGTTTTTAGTTGAAAAGTCTGGCAAGAATGCAGCATACTTGGTTGCTTATTCTGACTTTCCGATTAATCTTAGTCCAAATAACTCTAACCAAATTTTGAATTGGGCAGGCAAGGGCATTTTGGGAGGAGTTAATGGTAAGTTAATCAGTCAACGCAGTTTTAAATTACAAGGATTTCCAGGGAGAGAATTTACATACCTAGCTACAGGTGGAATTTTTAAACACAGGATGTATTTGGTAAACCGACGGCTATATCAAGTAGTTGTGGTGACGAGTAAGGAACAGCAAAAGTATTTAGCTAAAAGTAATGCTGGTTTTTTGAATTCATTCAGATTGCGATCGCGGTAAGTAATTACAGGACTTACGCAAAAAAAGCCAGTGAGCAGGATGCTCGCACTACATCTAATCAACATTAATTGCTAATGTGTTCTCGTAGCGGGTGCGTAGCACCAAAGTCTCGCTCACTAACCCAGAATGCGTAAGTTCTAAGTTAGTTAAAAAATAAGTTTAGTTAAAAAATAAGTCGAGTCGTTGCTGAGATGCTTTGAGTGCTTCTTGGGGAGATTTTTTGCCTAGTAATACAGCTTCGATTGCTCTGCCGAGATTCTCTGATATGCGATTATAG
This genomic window from Oculatellaceae cyanobacterium contains:
- a CDS encoding glucokinase; amino-acid sequence: MTLLLAGDIGGTKTNLRLVQVVEGGKLNTLYQEIYPSRKYSDLLPLVQQFLATASQNLGEEQKPEKATLAIAGPIVDNTSVLPNLGWSLNAKSLEQHLGIKPISFINDFAAVGYGILGLSASEIHTLQAGSPDKDAPICVIGAGTGLGEGFLIPQADSYQVFATEGGHSDFAPRSELEFNFLKYLLDKHNIERVSYDRVVSGRGIVALYQFLRDRHFAEESLEIAQVVRQWEAEAGKIEKTVDPAAVISKAALEKRDRLCQQTMQMFLEIYGAEAGNFALKVLPYGGVYIAGGIAAKNLPLLQNGTFIHAFNDKGRVSSVLEKMPVNVILNQEVGLIGAALYAARL